GGGCTACCTAATATAATGGTAACATATCCATCAACCTACATTAATATTGTGCTACCATAGATACTTTAAATCAGGCTTTCATAGAAGTACCAGCGTTGCAGTTAAAATATAGGTTTTTATAGTAGTTAGCAGTTTGCTATAATGCATGAAGTTCATCTTTTTTGAGAAAACAAATCATATAATAATATGTTATTTTCTTCTcagtatgaaataaataaagtaaaaagtgaattggaagaaaattttgtaattcaatcttaaatgtgatattttgtatcatacaatgcaaaaataaaaaacagtaaTTTGGTTGTCATTAGTGTATCCCCTGCTTATTTGAATTACATGTGTGTTAGGATTTTGAAATGTGTCATCACAACTCCTTATGGTGAAGACAGTATTTGCATGTGACTCAAAATGTCACTCCAACCTACTTTCCTACTTTTGAAGGTCAGCATTTTAAATACATGTTCCAACATTAACCCTGTTTTCAGTAAAACCTCTTTTATTCTATCGTAGCGAAATCTATGTACTAAAAGCTTTCCTTCAATTatcataaatgaaaaatattttatcgtAATGTCTTTCTGtagattttatatttattttcattatttttggtgTGGAAACTAAGCATTTTCTTCTTCTGCTCCCCTAACTTcgttgaaaaacaaacaaaaagcatTGTATGGAAAATCTGTGTTGTTGCTGACAACTAAATTCTAGTCCTGGCTGAAATTCAGTTGTCTAAATGAGCAGTTGAAATGTAATGTGGTCATCACACGCAAATGTAACATACACAGAAATACCGATACACATTGTATTGACAAGTTGACCACTAGAAACTAGGAATATGTGCATGATATTTGCAGTAGTCTGTAACAAGAGAGTGTATTTTACAAAGACATAAACGATCATACTGAAAAaagcatcaaaagttacagcggATGAGCCTAAATATTGACTACATTATTTATTGTTCTCATATCAAAATATGGATTTTAACATAAATGTGTCAAATAAATTGAAGTCATTTTTATGAATGTATAGTGTGTGTTATCAGGTTTCTGCAATTTAACATTTCACTCTCCAATCTGAGGTATGGCCTTGATAAGCTAATTTCTATAATAATTTCTAATAGCTTTcagaatgaaaattaaaattttaccgTCTATAGCATTTTATTATGcagtgacaaatatgttatcaaaTTACTAGTGATTGACATATGTGTTACTATAATAATGAGTGATTTTGCCAAACAGTGTCTGATACATCACTTTTCTCTTTCAGGAATATGCAGTTAACTGTTCCGTTGTTACATTAGAGCGAATCTGGAGTCATATGGACATATTTGCATTTGCTCATTTCTCTGGTTGGGCGTTAAAAGCACTACTAGTGAGGCATTATGGGATATGTTGGACAATCAGTGTGACGTGGGAGATTACTGAGGTTAGTTGATTTGTTGAtatgaaattcattttgttcTAATCTCTGTGAGAAATTCCAGCCTAAAtccatgtacaatgtacatgtataggtattatgtatatacatatattgtatCAATTTAACATTAGGAATACCCAATGGCCTCTGACTTTAAGTTCAGCAGATGTTGAGATGTTTATTGATTTGCCTGAGCAGAGAGAGACATTCAGATATGGCAATAGATTCTGAAATAATTGCTTTGATACGCCAGATGTAATCATTATTCATTAATGGTATCCATCACAAAGACACCCTTGTAAGGTGTGCAGTTTTGAACAAGTCTTATGTGTACTGCGGAAAAATGCCTTGAAAACATTTAGAATTTGAAACGCAGCATTCTGAAGTATTTTTTATAAGAGTATAGCTTGTGACATACACATGAAATCAGCTTTCATGTAATTACTTATACAATCAGCTTTATGGATGTGTAATTTCTTACAATTTTATCTATGAATTTATAAACACAGATGCTATCAGAATTATGAGAAGCTTTGTGCTTGGCCTGGTTACAatcagagtaattttgataccATCTTACAGGTTGCTTTTGCTCATTTACTTCCAAACTTTGCCGAGTGTTGGTGGGATCAATTGATCCTGGATGTCTTGGTGTGCAATGGACTGGGGATCTGGCTGGGAATGTTTGTGTGCAAGAAACTGGAAATGAGTAACTTTCATTGGGAAAGCATCAAGTAAGTTTCATCATCAGGGGAAAACACTCAGACATGAACCCATACTGTATACAGCATATAAACATTACATTGAgtcacaaataaataaatgcactCTATAAAACTATCAGCCATAAACATTTGACATTCTGAAATACCAGTACACATCACTTGCACTGCTATTTCAGTATGAGCATAGCATTCTCACTTTCATCATAAAGGGTCAATAGGAAATGTCACCTCTATGAAAAATGTTCTACAGAACTCTTTGGAATCTTGTTTTTCGATAGAATTCTATAGAAAatggggtcaaaactttataCACTTCTTGAGAACAGAAAGCTCTAGAAACTCTCTAGAATTTTGTACAGTCTTTCATAAGGGCAATCTTTGTTCTTTAGATGAAGCATATAGATAAATTTGGTAATGTTCAAAAAGAGCAACTATTTGTGCTGTCCAGAAATTGTCAAGTTGGGTATGATGATCACATTTGTGTGGGGTTCACTGCAAACTTTAATGAAACCAGAGTAGAGTATTGATGATTATGCATTATAAATCTATACAGAACTTTTCAAGCAGATTTGTGTTGTctttgcatttttcattttctcattGTTTCTTATGTCTGTTTCAGAGATATACATTCCACATCAGGTAAAATACGGCGAGCTGTGCTTCAATTTACTCCTGCAAGGTAAGAATAAATCTCATAAAACATAAGAATCAATCTGAATAAAATCTTCAAAGAAAGCTATTGCTCTATTTAGCAACCCTGTGAGTTTCATAAAAGTGATTATTCAAAGAAATAGAGGAAAAGTCATCTgtaattccaaacatgactgTCAGTTCTTGATTGGTAATTCATGCTTCTATGCAGTACATGAAAATAGGAGGTATTGACACACAGGTACAGCTAGCATTCtgtacagcgccctctatggcaacttgcaaatttttgaacaaaatctgttTCACTCTTGCATCTGATACAATTCTTTTTACACTTCTCTGTTTGATATTGCTTTGTCAAAGGCAAGATTTGTGGATTTTGGAGAACATGCTGTTTACTCTTTAATACAATTTTGccgatttatttttttcttttcttctggTAGTTGGACACATGTAAGATGGTTAGACCCAAATTCATCATGTATGAGAGTGGTTGCTGTTTATATTCTTCTAGTGATGTGGCAGGTAAGATATCAGAGCATGCATTTAAATTTATGACTGtgtgtttttactttttatagATTTACTTTGAGTCCATAAACCAGATGGAAATACACACAGAAAGCAATACCAGTTGTTCAGCTATTAGATCTCTGTGATGGATTTACAGTCTAATGCTGCCTGTGTAACAGAATTTACAAAGATTTTAAAAAGTGTCAAGTGTAATGTTACACTTATCAAGTTATTTTATGCATGGTAGAGTCATGGTTTGCCCTGTATTTTTACAGCAAGTATTATCAATCCAAAGATATTACACTTAACTCAAGTTGTTTAGTCATGCATTCTAAGACCACAACAAATAATACTAATAGTATTGCCTGGAGGTACGTTCAGATATGTGAATTTGGTGAAAATATCCACATTGTCCCCTCATCCATGTCATTGAGGGTATAATTTCATAAGCTGTCAGTGCTTTTTGTTTCATTAGAGAAGACAGAGACCTATTACTGATTTAGAATTTCCATTTGAAATTTTGCTTCCCCAGTCTCCACTAGAATATACATGCTTGCATTCTACCTTTTTACTAGCATGGTTTAGTCCAAATCTATTGTTTTCAATTGTCATCTTGGACCTCCATACTGGGACATAGGGGTGGAAACATTAAGGAAGCCTTGGTATAATGATTGAGGACACTTGGTAACATTGATCAGCTTAATGCCTTATACAAAACACTGTCAGGGCAGGTTCTCTGTATCTGTCAACAGATGAATTTGTTTAAAGGGGCAGATTATCTCTAAAAGAATTGACtctacagaaatttcaaaagaagacaAAGGACTAACATCACATAAATAGTCAACATTAATGCAGAGACCAGTGATTAAGGATTGCTGTATGATACAAAGCCAAGGAACTGTCTCCATGTatagaatatttatttttgtttttatataaaACTGATATTTGTCATTACAAATATCAATTCCGCACCAGTGCCTTAAAACACATGTTATTTCTCTGCATGTACAAGATTGTAGACAATGCTATTAAAACATGGTTGTTGTTCTTTCTATATCCACAGGTGACAGAACTGAATACTTTTTTCTTGAAACACATATTTCTGATACCAACTGGTCACCAATTGAATGTTATAAGGATATTTCTCATAGCAGTAATCGTGGCCCCTACTATTAGGTAAGTCACTATACCCATGTCCCATCCCCCTCATCAAACAGAAATATTGTCAAAGAATATTATACTCAAAATAATGTTTCTGAGTGTAGTTTGTGTGTAAATCGCCCACAAGGTACATCCTTATCGCATGTTTTGTCAGTGTTTGCAGTGTTCTTACCACACATCTTTGCAGTAAACTTGTAATTGGTCAACTTAGGCTAGGTCTTCAGTTTGGAACTTTGCTTCATCATTCTTGAAATCTTTCTGTGAGATGCGCCACTATCTACAGCAGTGCTAATAGGACAGAACTCGGAGTGCATTCATCCATGTTAACATCTGTATTTCTCCTCATTCATGGTCACCGTATTCCAGGCAATATTATTCATATGTCACTGATCCACGCTGTAAACGTTTAGGTACACAATGCTGGGTATTCTGGTGAGTTTGGATTGCTCTGTCATTCATCACATCTTCTGCATGTGTCTCTGAAATTGTcaggattttttttcagtttgcaCAGCATGCTGTATTATCATAAAAGGACACTTACTTTTTGTTACGTGTTTGTTTTCGGTTAAGCGTACATCTTTTCTCACCTGATCACCTGCAGCATCatcactactgttatacctttcaattattttgtttggaatGTCTGGTAATTTCACTGACCAGATCTAAGCCTAATTCCACTTTCTAGCAGTACTTACAAACTTGAAAAATCTGCATGAACAAGTATGAGTTCTGATAAAGAGGACTTGAGTCCTGGcactttcaaaatatgaaatcttAAGCACTTGCATGTCAGTGTATCAAGCACTTCTGAGAACTGATAATTCTTTCAGTGTTCACAATTTTATTATTAAAGTCCATCGTTCAGGTaacaacattttaacaaatatatatatatatatctatgtgtgtgtgtatgcaaatttatttcaaattttaacattgcAAACTCATGGATAAGTTCATCAAATGGTCCAAAAGTTTGTACGTCCATGATGGTGTAGTGAAACAGTAAGGCAGCAGGCTGAAACCTAAGGGGAACATGTAGATTTGGTTCCTCAAAACAGTAACAACTGAACAAATGCATTGGGTGAAATGATCCAAAATGGATACAGAATTGCCAACTGCCAAATTACAAATGTTCATAGCTGTAAGAGGTCATGCCAATACTTATTACTGTCATAATTACCGGTAACCCTAATCCTGCCAGACAGTTGTACTTCTTCATGTGTCAATTCAACAGCCCTATACACTACTTGGCACGGCATGTAGGTAGCAGGTGTGGTCACTAAAATCATGGGGGCCTTCAAATATTTAAGTTTTTGTTAATGTGCAACATGAAACACTGGTTGAAACCAACTTGGCTTGATGGTGACATTGAACTTGACACAATAAAGGTGAAAGCTGATACAATAGCATGGTACCATGAGTATCGTTTGTTTTCATGTGGACTTCAGTACGAGTTCTTGATTTTACTCTATGTGACCAGACTGTTTATACAGACATTGATGTACCAATACCTGgtcaaatttcatacaaaaaatttgttaacaaaatatgtaatcaATGATGAGTTGTTTATCCTTCTATTGATATAAAGACCAACAAATGTTCAATGGCATTCCTTTGCTCTGATTTCTTTAACGGAAAAAGCATATTCCAATACACATTACTTGAATGTACAGTGACAGGTATATAATGTCAAAACACAAATCGCCAATATCAAGCAATGTTATATGATAGCATCTCCTGGCAGTGCACACAAGGAAGCCGTTTATTGTATCCCCGAATATAACTGTACACATACAGGTGTATGTTTATGTTGACATCAATCTGAAATTATGACAACAGTAACCAGAAGGATGCTATTTTAACTGTGATTGAAATAAAATCCCTCTATCTTTTGCCCTCTCATCCCTGTTTTCTGCCACGTGGTTCAACCACAGTAATGAAAACAATGTGGTTGTTCCAAATTATGTCCTTGAGTAGGGTAGGTAATTGCAAACTCACTAAGTTATCATCATGAGGGTAGACCATGGAGAAAGGTACATGTAGGAATACAAGTATGTAAAATATctgttgttgtttacatacagTCTTAACCATTATCTTACTaggcagtatcacttccccatctgccatgTTGGGAAAAAACAGTACCGGTAGTATTTAACCAAAATCGAGTGTTTAACCTGCCGGTACCTGGCATGGTATGTCATAGTAGGTTCAATTAGCAAAGGCTATATTTACAGTATCTGTGTTTTCATGGCCCTCCAAATGTTCAAGTCTCTATTAAAATGCATTACATGGATATCCCATATGTTATGCATCACTGGTTTTAACTAACTAGACCAGATGATGACATATGGTTAAACAttgtaaatcaaagtattgtgtTCTTTCCAACTAAGTATAGCCTGGACTGCAGTCTAATGATACAGTgggtttttttaattaaataaatattcgAAAGTTATAGGTACATGTAGCCTAGATCCACACCAATATTTTCTTGTAACCCTTTTGCAGCGCAATAACACTATTGGAAGCTTTAATATGCGTGAAGTTTGGACTTGAGTTGTTTGCTCACACAGTTCTAACAAATGTTATCCTATGGCTGGTGCTTCAGGTTGGTTCATCACTAATCTATTTCTTGCTTCTTTGCCACTTACAGGGACAATAGCGGtaacttttgttgatatttttattatttttgtcatagaAAACAAGTACAATTTCAAACTCTTCTTccaaaagtatgttgaaatacagatTGTTAGcattgcaaacttgaaacattgtgtacaaaatgaatgttattgttgacctATAAACTCTTTCCAAACTAGAATTCAGCATCAGACCCGACACCCATAGACACTttattgacaagttgaacaatAAATTCTTCAGGATGATCTGGCTGCAAGACAGGAAATTGTGTGTAACAGACACAGCAAGAATGATAGAAAAtctatcaaaagttacagctaatggagctttaacaCGACAGCTTTGATAACTCCTGGCTCTcaatgttgtattatatttaTACATAAGTCACATTGCTGCTCTCACAGTACCGTGCTGCATCACGTCACCAATACATCATTAGAATCTCACAGAGATTCACAGCAGTTTACTTTTCATCAAAGTCACCCTTTGTAGTGAAGTTTGACAGTTTCAatgcacaagaatgcagttaAATGGCAAACTTATGTCATAAATGTTataaatttgaacttatttgtTGTGGCCTATCTTCGAGTCAGTAGGACTGGAAATGTTCAGCTCTGGTATTTACAATAgacccttaaccctttgagtgccaaagtcaaattttgtcacctttataaaatataaatccagacaatttttttccagatcCAGATAATGATCCAGACAAttagtaattatttttttcagattttcctccaaatttttgatcaaaatctgtacctaTTGAATAGCGATGTCCATTTAAtgcaaaactgtcaaaagaattaccaaaaaattcataaaaattggtaaaatgttgcactaaaattttggtgggaaaaattacagcactcaaagggttaatgcactACCTTCCATTATAATGATGTAGCATTCAAAGAAtaaaaactagaaaaaagatgacaCATGAGTATTGTGAAATTCAAACCTACCGGTAGATTCATGGAATTTTTCAATTCCACTTACACAGCCATTATTCACACAACTTTATTAAAAATTGTGAACAGCTGATGACAGAAAAAACTAATATTATTGCTGCACTGCATCAACTGAACTTTCTAGTGCTTTGGAGCACTCCCAAGTTTGATGAAGGAGTTTTGACATTGAATGTAACCATTCATGATCGCATTTTGtccatgtttgtttacaacaaaGGCTGCCATTCTATTGGTGAGAAAGGTTCAAATCAACGTATTTAACACATCTCTGTATGATTTCTGAAAAACGTTAAATATTGTTATACAATGAATGTCATTTACAAGTTTATGATGTCAGCCCAACTTGACTGAACTGTGATGAACCACAGTGTCTCCAATTGTGACTGGATTCTCTATGACAAGCTGCTGAACGtacaataaaatttaaatgctaGTCAACAGAATATGATAAGATTCTATGCTTTTCATCAGAACTGTGTATTTGTTTAGCTTGTCTTTTTCTAAACTTTTGTTGTGGAAAGATTTTACAATTGTCCTTTTTGCATCAtctttctctgtatttttttcctatCTTGATTTGATCAGATGCTGATTTGCAGTGTGTGTCTCTATTTCATGGTGCTCGTTGCCAGAAGATCCCATCCAAAGGTACGGCAAAATGTAAGGGGTAGAGTAATGTTCACACTATTTGATACCACTCTTTGAGTGTAAACTGCACTGTGTATTTACAACCAAAGACATATTCCTAACAAAAGAACAACAGCATCAACAGGGCAGGAAAAACACATAGTCATAATAAAACATCTACCAGTATACACCAATTGTAAGCACTATTGCAAAAGCAAGATGCCCCCTCTGATAGAAAACCATGAGTAAAACATCCATATTTTCTGTGATATGCAGTTCACATTATCAACTTTCAGTATTATTGCAAAGCATATTTGTTTTCCAAGGCATATTTGATTTAGCCACAGTTTATCTGATGCATCTGACAGGGATAGCTCATTAATGAATACCAGTATACTTAGCTGTAGTTTGTTATAGTGTTTATTTACCTCTTGATATTGTCGAAATCCAGGGAAATTGTCTTTCAACAGTATAAAGTACATGCATGTCCAGAACTTCTAGATGACAGAAAGGAGCAAATTTAAGCATATGCACGCCACACCGTGGAACTCAATACATGAATTCTTTCATCACTGATACAATACTTTAAGCAATCCTGTTGTCAGAAATAGAAATAGTACTGTGTATAGAATTGttaaagcatagaccctcgagggacTATGGTTAAAGGCATGGGTCAGGCATCAGagtgtcttgccaggaaatttacttactagattacaatttcaatggaaaacaaaaggctatgacaccttcataatgCTCTTACAGTCTAGAACAAACTCAATCCCTACCTTTAAGGTACATACCTTGGTTTGTACAGTGAAACCAATGACATTATTGTTTAGTGTGTAAAATTACTCTCAATTCTATGAACTAGTATGTGGAATTTGTGAAGTCAGAcgtttgtttgtgttgtttgccCTATGCTGTTAATGAACTTGTCACTGACTGTCTCAAATGTACTATCTccacagggaacttagtaatcttttgttgttgttgttgttgtgttgttgttgttgttgatggtgatgatgatgatgatgataataaaaaatattaaaaaacaatgtgtcattccttgctgttgtttgtcgatgttgtagataattgtaaaagaaaactgtaatcgtgaccaaaaaacgacgtaggtcgcccaacgtcactcccgtcctattatacaaccaagggtggaatcgagatgcccctgatcaaggctcatcagccaccttcaaggcccagaaaaaacaccccattcacgagcgatcgattgaaatgtgctatataggcactgaaatttatctcactgacctaatttgggcttcacttgaactaccgacctgcaaacgagtggaaaaacggcgatttccaagtcgtacccggtcaaaatcgatcacatttgaacttcccggtCGATGGTGACGGCGCTTTCGtcactgggcatttaaattgaccaattgggggCCCTGTAAAGGCTGCTTCGGCCAGCTCTCATTACCAATACATGAGGAGGCTTGTCCCAacgcaaaatttcactacagttTAAACTTCGCCGTCTCAACTTCATTCAATTTCCATTCTTGTAGAATAATACTTATATGGATACCAATGACAATCATAACCGTCATTTACTGTAAACTATCACCTGGAATACTCATTCACAACGACAATGTACACTCGCTCAAGTACGAGCCCGGATGTTGATTACGCTTGTATCCTTGTAACGGGGGAAATTGAAATACCCAGAAGTGTACACTCTAACTATCGACAGTATATCCTGACGTAAAATGGCAGATTTCCTGACAAAGTGTTGGTAAGTATCGTTTATCTGCATGACTATGAAGGTTTTTCTACTTTTTCGCGTACTTTTGAACGTTACACGTACGCGTACGAGCAGGGAgtattgaaacataaacaatcggctggccgaagcagcctttacagggctcccaattggtcaatttaaatgcccaCTGACGAAAGCGCCGTCACCATCGaccgggaagttcaaatgtgatcgattttgaccgggtacgacttggaaatcgccgtttttccactcgtctgcaggtcggtagttcaagtgaagcccaaattaggtcagtgagataaatttcagtgcctatgatagcacatttcaatcgatcgctcgtgaatggggtgttttttctgggccttgaaggtggctgatgagccttgatcaggggcatctcgattccacccttggttgtataataggacgggagtgacgttgggcgacctacgtcgttttttggtcacgattacagttttcttttacaattatctacaacatcgacaaacaacagcaaggaatgacacattgtttttagctactatagactatagtctatagaagctattgggatgggtatccgtccggcgtccgtctgtatgtatgtatgtatgtatgtatgtatgtatgtatgtatgtatgtatgtatgtccgtttgtgaggcgtccgtccactcaaatatcttgagaaccgcagtacttactgatttgatatttgttgtgtagatgaaaaatatgattttgagaaactgttttttttaattttttgatattgttgaaaataggcaaattaatgccaaaagaggtgtttttggtaaaaaatcttcttcttcataaccgctggtcagacagctttgttatttggtatacaggtccctaggggtaacccaacttagacttgttcaaattgtgatgaaatatgcaaatctgtatttttaaggaatttttttgtcatttttggtcaaaatttgactgacattgtatgtaattcttgtactgtataaaccctatcaattcacccagaaaaaaataattaatatgattttaaataattgaattaattaggaaatcatcaaagccaaaataattttagtgtagaattatcagaaagttcaactttttttgacagttcatagtgaaatgcttaccatcttggaggataaaaacatgtaaaggcaactttcctgaatcccaactttgacatattctgaaccgtcatttattgtgccctgtatgttatctaaaagaaattgctcaaaatagtcaatagagatagagatagagatagagatagagaaagttctaatttccatttatggttgacttggtaaggataaaataaaattactttttgaggaaaaaaatagagtggtcaattaaaagagtggtcaaagtgatagggtttttatggtaaagctgggctgtataaagattcctcatgtgctatttatagcaattatgcaatctgtgtaaacagtgcaatgaaagtgtaacatgattcctttaatgcttttgatgaccttgaacttcttaagtttcaaacctttgtctcttcagtgtgctttctctgagtatgtacagtctcaacttattaaacagaactcacaatgttaatcaaagatatccaccttcttcatcaatacatgtgtcacaaaaggttattctctacataactcaacagagctctgtcaactgttgagttgcttgttctttcaaaaccgctggtcagacagctttaatatttagtttacttgtccgttggatgaccttagtgagataatttcatacagtaaggaaatacttaattttgtatccatgtctatagtagcttcagggacttggccctatgtttaatattttttattatcgtcatcatcatcatcaccatcagcaacaacaacaacaa
The DNA window shown above is from Ptychodera flava strain L36383 chromosome 5, AS_Pfla_20210202, whole genome shotgun sequence and carries:
- the LOC139132895 gene encoding phosphatidylserine synthase 1-like → MMYSLYPELRNVTPDSKEYAVNCSVVTLERIWSHMDIFAFAHFSGWALKALLVRHYGICWTISVTWEITEVAFAHLLPNFAECWWDQLILDVLVCNGLGIWLGMFVCKKLEMSNFHWESIKDIHSTSGKIRRAVLQFTPASWTHVRWLDPNSSCMRVVAVYILLVMWQVTELNTFFLKHIFLIPTGHQLNVIRIFLIAVIVAPTIRQYYSYVTDPRCKRLGTQCWVFCAITLLEALICVKFGLELFAHTVLTNVILWLVLQMLICSVCLYFMVLVARRSHPKVVLSPQNGYDDRLRLWLQSQAIHCNNSNYGNDMKESDHTEHVRNGQVNSYRMRRRNRLEKIDRK